The Pyxidicoccus xibeiensis genome includes a window with the following:
- a CDS encoding LytR/AlgR family response regulator transcription factor → MRVLVVDDEEPARRRLGRMLRELAGVEVVGEAGDAEETLRQVGALRPDLLMLDIHMPGMDGLTLAQLHTDLPPIIFVTAHDEHAVRAFEVNAVDYLLKPVRPERLASAVERARQRRLASREAVSRALEAVRPAGASTRIVTSTAGTLRFFDARDIPRFWSSDKYTVFLAEGVEQMTEEPLSALEERLRGAGFLRVHRGELVHTGSIKALRATDGIHEVELRDGQVARVSRRLLAEVKRGLGLD, encoded by the coding sequence ATGAGGGTGCTCGTCGTGGACGACGAGGAGCCCGCGCGCCGGCGGCTGGGGCGCATGCTGCGGGAGCTGGCCGGAGTGGAGGTGGTGGGAGAGGCCGGGGACGCCGAGGAGACGCTGCGGCAGGTGGGCGCGCTCCGGCCGGACCTGCTGATGCTGGACATCCACATGCCTGGCATGGATGGGCTGACGCTGGCGCAGCTCCACACGGACCTGCCCCCCATCATCTTCGTCACGGCCCATGACGAGCACGCGGTGCGGGCGTTCGAGGTCAACGCGGTGGACTACCTGCTCAAGCCGGTGCGCCCCGAGCGGCTGGCCTCGGCGGTGGAGCGCGCGCGGCAGCGGCGGCTGGCCTCGCGGGAGGCCGTCTCGCGGGCGCTGGAGGCGGTGCGGCCCGCGGGGGCTTCCACCCGCATCGTCACCTCCACCGCGGGCACGCTGCGCTTCTTCGACGCGCGCGACATCCCCCGCTTCTGGTCCTCGGACAAGTACACCGTGTTCCTGGCGGAGGGCGTGGAGCAAATGACGGAGGAGCCGCTGTCCGCGCTGGAGGAGCGGCTGCGCGGGGCGGGCTTCCTGCGCGTGCACCGGGGCGAGCTGGTGCACACCGGCAGCATCAAGGCGCTGCGCGCCACCGACGGCATCCATGAGGTGGAGCTGCGCGACGGGCAGGTGGCGCGGGTGAGCCGCCGCCTGCTCGCGGAAGTGAAGCGGGGGCTCGGGCTGGACTGA
- a CDS encoding helix-turn-helix domain-containing protein → MLYTSHAPMAPLADFVEYFWALSDAPAHAQERIVPSGTLELVVNLHEDVVRIYDPVDPTRCRRFSGAVVSGAYRSYFVIDTREHASMVGVHFRPGGARAVLGLPPGELADTHVDLETLWGARARRLRERLCSARVPVERFRILEEVLLASLRATPERQRAMHFALERLGGGSNVGDVAAELDLSRRRFIELFTADVGITPKLFSRVRRFQRTLAMAELPPVPDWPQLALECGYFDQSHMIRDFVAFSGFSPAAFLRHRGAPVKEHHVALPGDDG, encoded by the coding sequence ATGCTCTACACCTCCCACGCCCCCATGGCGCCGCTCGCGGACTTCGTGGAGTACTTCTGGGCCCTCAGCGACGCGCCGGCCCACGCGCAGGAGCGCATCGTTCCCAGCGGCACGCTCGAGCTGGTCGTCAACCTCCACGAGGACGTGGTTCGCATCTACGACCCGGTCGACCCGACGCGCTGCCGCCGCTTCTCGGGCGCGGTCGTCTCCGGCGCCTACCGCAGCTACTTCGTCATCGACACGCGCGAGCACGCCTCCATGGTCGGCGTCCATTTCCGCCCCGGCGGCGCCCGCGCGGTCCTCGGCCTCCCGCCGGGAGAGCTCGCGGATACGCACGTCGACCTGGAGACGCTCTGGGGAGCTCGCGCACGCCGGCTCCGCGAGCGCCTGTGCTCGGCGCGCGTCCCGGTGGAGCGCTTCCGCATCCTCGAAGAGGTGCTGCTCGCCTCGCTTCGCGCCACGCCGGAACGCCAGCGCGCGATGCACTTCGCCCTCGAGCGCCTCGGCGGCGGAAGCAACGTCGGTGATGTCGCCGCGGAGCTGGACCTCAGCCGCCGCCGGTTCATCGAGCTCTTCACCGCCGACGTCGGCATCACGCCCAAGCTCTTCAGCCGCGTGCGACGCTTCCAGCGCACGCTGGCGATGGCAGAGCTGCCTCCGGTGCCGGACTGGCCCCAGCTGGCACTCGAGTGCGGCTACTTCGACCAGTCCCACATGATCCGCGACTTCGTGGCGTTCTCCGGCTTTTCCCCAGCGGCGTTCCTTCGGCACCGCGGTGCGCCCGTGAAGGAGCACCACGTCGCGCTGCCGGGCGACGACGGGTAA
- a CDS encoding PA0069 family radical SAM protein yields MKARPIDNPPNPWASTAVEYLDEIPPSKLEVFEDHSRQVVSRNDSPDVCFTWSVNPYRGCLHACAYCYARPSHQYLDLGAGTDFETKLVVKPRAPELLREAFEKPSWKGETVVFSGVTDCYQPLEASLRLTRGCLEVCAEYRNPVGIITKGVLIERDIDVLQRLARDARLWVSVSLPFHNAELARAMEPYAASPQRRLLAIQRLTEAGIDVAVSVAPIIPGLNDEDIPRVLAAAREAGATRAHHTLVRLPGPVQEVFTERLRAKLPLRAERVLHRIRETRGGELTDSRFKSRMRGEGLYAETIHRLFHTAARKVGIRTSSVTEHDAPDTFRRPERKPPPTPQLSLF; encoded by the coding sequence GTGAAGGCGCGCCCCATCGACAATCCGCCCAACCCCTGGGCCAGCACCGCGGTGGAGTACCTGGACGAGATTCCGCCCTCGAAGCTGGAGGTGTTCGAGGACCACAGCCGGCAGGTGGTGTCGCGCAACGACAGCCCGGACGTGTGCTTCACCTGGAGCGTCAACCCGTACCGCGGCTGCCTGCACGCCTGCGCCTACTGCTACGCGCGCCCCTCGCACCAGTACCTGGACCTGGGCGCCGGCACGGACTTCGAGACGAAGCTGGTGGTGAAGCCGCGCGCTCCGGAGCTGTTGCGCGAGGCCTTCGAGAAGCCGTCGTGGAAGGGCGAGACGGTCGTCTTCAGCGGCGTCACCGACTGCTACCAGCCGCTGGAGGCGTCCCTGCGCCTCACGCGCGGCTGTCTGGAGGTCTGCGCCGAGTACCGCAACCCGGTGGGCATCATCACCAAGGGCGTGCTGATTGAGCGGGACATCGACGTCCTCCAGCGCCTGGCCCGGGACGCGCGGCTGTGGGTGAGCGTCAGCCTGCCCTTCCACAACGCGGAGCTCGCCCGCGCCATGGAGCCCTACGCGGCGTCACCCCAGCGGCGGCTGCTCGCCATTCAGCGGCTCACCGAGGCCGGCATCGACGTGGCGGTGTCCGTGGCCCCCATCATCCCGGGGCTCAACGACGAGGACATCCCCCGGGTGCTCGCCGCGGCGCGCGAGGCGGGCGCCACCCGCGCCCACCACACCCTGGTGCGCCTGCCCGGCCCGGTGCAGGAAGTCTTCACGGAGCGCCTGCGCGCGAAGCTGCCCCTGCGCGCCGAGCGCGTGCTGCACCGCATCCGCGAGACGCGCGGCGGGGAGCTCACCGACTCGCGCTTCAAGAGCCGCATGCGTGGCGAGGGGCTCTACGCGGAGACCATTCACCGCCTCTTCCACACGGCGGCGCGCAAGGTGGGCATCCGCACCTCGTCCGTCACCGAGCACGACGCCCCGGACACCTTCCGGCGCCCGGAGCGCAAGCCGCCGCCCACCCCGCAGCTCA
- a CDS encoding LysR substrate-binding domain-containing protein, whose protein sequence is MLELRHFKLIAAVADTGSLAAASRQLHLTSSALSHQLRDAEERLGVRLFQRRQRRLLLTGAGEKLLDSARRVLSEVAQAEALCRAHPQDDLLRLSTGCYTVYGWLPPILGQWQAEYPRAELRIVLEATRQPLDALLNGGLDLALTTDVPRQARLAQTALFEDELLLVVPAGHALARRGHVTAEQLVSEHLLTYAAPREQLDVFTRVLWPASVEPQRVSPVPLTEALIELVRGGVGVTALPGWMLPAQRHGLHALRLTPRGIRRRWSAVTRTSRQRPASLTRFIQLLRERFSSGGPKAPQLPLGLV, encoded by the coding sequence ATGCTCGAGCTTCGTCACTTCAAGCTGATTGCCGCGGTCGCCGACACCGGAAGCCTGGCCGCGGCGAGCCGGCAACTCCACCTCACGTCCTCGGCACTGAGCCACCAGCTCCGCGACGCCGAGGAGCGGCTGGGCGTGCGGCTCTTCCAGCGCCGCCAGCGACGTCTGCTCCTGACCGGCGCGGGCGAGAAGCTGCTCGACTCGGCGCGGCGGGTCCTGAGCGAGGTGGCCCAGGCCGAGGCGCTCTGCCGTGCACACCCGCAGGACGACCTGCTCCGGCTCAGCACGGGCTGCTACACGGTGTATGGCTGGCTGCCGCCCATCCTGGGGCAGTGGCAGGCGGAGTACCCGCGCGCCGAGCTGCGCATCGTCCTGGAGGCCACGCGTCAGCCCCTCGACGCGCTGCTGAATGGCGGGCTGGACCTCGCGTTGACCACGGACGTCCCGCGGCAAGCCCGCCTGGCGCAGACCGCGCTCTTCGAGGACGAGCTCCTGCTGGTGGTTCCCGCGGGCCACGCTCTGGCGCGGCGCGGCCATGTCACGGCGGAGCAGCTGGTGTCAGAGCACCTGCTCACCTATGCCGCGCCCCGGGAGCAGCTCGATGTCTTCACGCGCGTGCTCTGGCCCGCGAGCGTCGAGCCGCAGCGGGTCTCCCCCGTGCCCCTCACCGAGGCCCTCATCGAGCTGGTGCGAGGAGGTGTCGGCGTGACGGCGCTGCCCGGATGGATGCTGCCAGCCCAGCGGCATGGACTGCACGCCCTCCGGCTCACGCCCCGCGGGATTCGCCGCCGCTGGAGCGCCGTCACCCGCACGTCCCGCCAGCGCCCCGCGTCCTTGACCCGCTTCATCCAGCTCCTGCGCGAGCGCTTCTCCTCGGGCGGGCCGAAGGCTCCCCAACTGCCGCTGGGCCTCGTGTGA
- a CDS encoding SDR family NAD(P)-dependent oxidoreductase, protein MKRLQDKVAVITGGGSGIGAATAALFVQEGARVVVVGRNAEKLRKTVQDINHENVSYTVADVSQVEDTQRYLREAVERYGGLDILVSNAGIQGEFHPISDIPVESFDAVMAINVRGTWLAIKYAFPELQKRGGGSIILTSSAGGLGGMGISSPYVASKHAVVGIARAAAIDGAPHRIRVNAVCPGPVDNDMMTNVERTLGVGKEAEIRAWVAGRVPLKRFASNEEVARLNLFLASEDSSYCTGGAYPVDGGWSSSLP, encoded by the coding sequence ATGAAGCGGTTGCAGGACAAGGTCGCGGTCATCACCGGCGGCGGCAGTGGCATCGGAGCGGCGACGGCCGCGCTCTTCGTCCAGGAGGGCGCCCGGGTGGTGGTGGTGGGCCGGAACGCGGAGAAGCTCCGCAAGACGGTGCAGGACATCAACCACGAGAACGTCAGCTACACCGTGGCGGATGTCTCGCAGGTCGAGGACACCCAGCGCTACCTCCGTGAAGCGGTGGAGCGCTACGGCGGGCTCGACATCCTGGTGAGCAACGCGGGCATCCAGGGGGAGTTCCACCCCATCTCCGACATCCCCGTGGAGTCCTTCGACGCGGTGATGGCCATCAACGTGCGCGGGACATGGCTGGCCATCAAGTACGCCTTCCCCGAGCTGCAGAAGCGCGGCGGCGGGAGCATCATCCTCACCTCCTCGGCGGGAGGCCTCGGTGGGATGGGAATCTCCTCGCCGTACGTGGCCAGCAAGCACGCCGTCGTGGGAATCGCGCGCGCGGCCGCCATCGACGGTGCGCCCCACCGCATCCGGGTCAACGCCGTATGCCCCGGCCCTGTCGACAACGACATGATGACCAACGTGGAGCGGACCCTGGGGGTCGGCAAGGAGGCCGAGATTCGGGCCTGGGTCGCCGGACGCGTGCCCCTCAAGCGCTTCGCCTCCAACGAGGAGGTCGCCCGGTTGAACCTCTTCCTCGCCAGCGAGGACAGCAGCTACTGCACCGGCGGCGCCTATCCCGTGGACGGTGGCTGGTCCTCCAGCCTGCCCTGA
- a CDS encoding DUF6223 family protein, with protein MERSRLSSWGRVALFAAVALVGGVSHAASSPLGTSSGRLGATVAAVVGLSSVVLGGLALARAAGRIGTGPGRPGAIMALGVGLLGMVLSALHIVRSAGGIGTGNGRGGAIVALGVGLIGMVLGGLALARFRRTGSPTFR; from the coding sequence ATGGAGAGGTCTCGACTGTCGTCTTGGGGGCGCGTCGCGCTGTTCGCGGCGGTTGCGCTGGTAGGGGGCGTGAGCCACGCCGCATCATCGCCGCTCGGCACCAGCTCCGGGCGACTCGGGGCCACCGTGGCCGCCGTGGTGGGGCTGAGCAGCGTGGTCCTCGGTGGGCTGGCGCTGGCCCGTGCCGCCGGTCGTATCGGCACCGGCCCCGGGCGGCCCGGGGCCATCATGGCGCTGGGGGTGGGACTGCTCGGCATGGTCCTCAGCGCGCTGCATATTGTCCGCTCCGCCGGTGGTATCGGCACCGGCAACGGGCGGGGTGGGGCCATCGTGGCGCTGGGGGTGGGGCTCATCGGCATGGTCCTCGGTGGGCTGGCCCTGGCCCGCTTCCGCCGCACCGGCTCCCCTACATTTCGCTAG
- a CDS encoding antibiotic biosynthesis monooxygenase, producing the protein MKRILLSCLTLIALPACGGEEAPPAVVQEDPLADCTRDRMEADLQDAPLAGPAVRADGTLEPGRYIVSSTYLRLRPEPAALARFQELMGPISDSLRAQQGLVALQTASSERCGTARTLSVWRDEAAMYAFVTGSAHQAAVDSVREVSRGGSIVTHWADDERGATWSKAARQLGADPGPFY; encoded by the coding sequence ATGAAGCGCATCCTCCTGTCCTGCCTGACCCTGATTGCCCTGCCCGCCTGTGGCGGGGAAGAAGCCCCTCCGGCTGTCGTGCAGGAGGACCCTCTCGCGGACTGCACGCGAGACCGGATGGAGGCGGACCTGCAGGACGCACCGCTGGCCGGGCCCGCGGTGCGCGCGGACGGGACACTGGAGCCCGGACGCTACATCGTGAGCAGCACGTACCTGAGGCTGAGGCCGGAGCCCGCGGCGCTCGCCCGCTTCCAGGAGTTGATGGGCCCCATCTCCGATTCGCTGCGGGCCCAGCAGGGCCTCGTGGCCCTCCAGACGGCCTCGTCCGAGCGCTGCGGGACGGCGCGGACGCTCTCGGTGTGGAGGGATGAGGCCGCCATGTATGCCTTCGTCACGGGCTCCGCGCACCAGGCCGCGGTGGACTCGGTGCGAGAGGTAAGCCGTGGCGGCAGCATCGTCACGCACTGGGCGGACGACGAGCGCGGGGCGACCTGGAGCAAGGCGGCGCGGCAGCTCGGGGCCGACCCGGGCCCGTTCTACTGA
- a CDS encoding sensor histidine kinase, which translates to MAWMQQVWTRRTIDCLVVGIPFEILTSICFAKLLPLAAWQATEAFVAVALVVFSCEELLLALLLRWALQPVERWRSVRGTLDETDAVIHQALLRAYYTPRWFTVAWGASWALALSSLPAVLALLLPERVRLGERELLLTGLIVLATVSAKAVVATPLFIWRLAPTTRELSLVARQRRLLTLPRVISFRRRLLVFTACLALTPTCWMACAFLAPSPTPGTMFLFTFTALVWAPMSAFLVTKAVSGQVNAIRKAVDGVVERSSTLDVGYIPVQQPDTLGDLAEGINSMVDQLNASAVTNQEQLVELDRLYRQAAEALRLRDEFLLVASHELKTPLTSLSLTLETMERKHPAALEEPKERLKRARRQVTSLIGLVDDLLDVGRIQQGHLELRQAPVSLGSLLAEVIASFRPLAPRHHLTLELPQGEVPVKGDAARLTQVFNNLLDNAIKYSPEGGAVRVKLMRGEGLARVSVSDEGVGIPAEQFPELFERFFRARTTTTKSFGGLGLGLYITRNLVERHGGRIDVQSEVDQGTTFVVTFPELREAQREVAFPPRQEAPSEM; encoded by the coding sequence ATGGCATGGATGCAGCAGGTGTGGACGCGAAGGACCATCGACTGCCTGGTCGTTGGCATCCCGTTCGAAATCCTGACCTCTATCTGCTTCGCCAAGCTCCTTCCACTGGCGGCCTGGCAGGCCACCGAGGCCTTTGTCGCAGTCGCCCTGGTCGTCTTCTCCTGTGAGGAGCTGCTGCTGGCCCTGCTGCTCCGGTGGGCGCTGCAGCCGGTAGAGCGCTGGCGGAGCGTCCGAGGGACTCTCGACGAGACGGACGCGGTCATCCATCAAGCCCTGCTGCGCGCCTACTACACCCCCCGGTGGTTTACGGTGGCGTGGGGGGCCTCCTGGGCCCTCGCGCTGTCGAGCCTGCCAGCCGTGCTGGCGCTGCTTCTGCCGGAGCGCGTGCGCCTGGGGGAAAGGGAGCTGCTGCTCACCGGCCTCATCGTCCTCGCGACGGTCTCGGCCAAGGCCGTCGTGGCGACGCCACTCTTCATCTGGCGCCTCGCGCCCACCACCCGGGAGCTCTCGCTCGTCGCCCGCCAGCGGCGCCTGCTCACCCTGCCCCGCGTCATCTCCTTCCGGAGGAGGCTGCTGGTCTTCACCGCCTGTCTCGCGCTGACGCCGACGTGTTGGATGGCCTGCGCGTTCCTCGCCCCCTCGCCAACGCCCGGCACGATGTTCCTCTTCACCTTCACCGCGCTGGTCTGGGCCCCGATGAGTGCGTTCCTCGTCACCAAGGCCGTGTCCGGGCAGGTCAACGCCATCCGGAAGGCCGTGGACGGAGTGGTCGAGCGCTCGTCCACCCTGGACGTGGGGTACATCCCGGTGCAGCAGCCCGACACGCTCGGCGACCTGGCCGAGGGCATCAACAGCATGGTGGACCAGCTCAACGCGAGCGCCGTGACCAACCAAGAGCAGCTGGTGGAGCTGGACAGGCTCTACCGACAGGCCGCGGAAGCGCTGCGGCTCCGGGACGAATTCCTCCTGGTGGCTTCCCATGAGCTGAAGACGCCCTTGACGTCCCTCTCGCTGACCCTGGAGACGATGGAGCGGAAGCACCCAGCGGCGTTGGAGGAGCCGAAGGAACGTCTCAAGCGCGCCCGGCGCCAGGTCACCAGTCTCATCGGCCTGGTCGACGACCTCCTGGATGTCGGCCGTATCCAGCAGGGGCACCTGGAGCTGCGGCAAGCGCCCGTCTCCCTCGGCTCGCTCCTGGCCGAAGTCATCGCGAGCTTCCGCCCCCTCGCTCCGCGTCACCACCTCACCCTGGAGCTCCCGCAGGGGGAGGTCCCCGTGAAGGGAGACGCGGCGCGGCTGACGCAGGTCTTCAACAACCTCCTGGACAACGCCATCAAGTACAGTCCCGAGGGCGGAGCCGTCAGGGTGAAGCTCATGCGCGGCGAGGGCCTGGCTCGCGTGTCGGTCTCGGACGAGGGAGTCGGCATTCCCGCCGAGCAGTTTCCCGAGCTCTTCGAGCGCTTCTTCCGCGCCCGCACCACCACGACGAAGAGCTTTGGAGGACTGGGGCTCGGCCTCTACATCACCCGGAACCTGGTGGAGCGGCACGGCGGGCGCATCGACGTGCAGAGTGAGGTGGACCAGGGCACCACCTTCGTCGTGACATTCCCCGAGTTGCGCGAGGCCCAGCGGGAGGTGGCGTTCCCACCGCGGCAGGAAGCCCCTAGCGAAATGTAG
- a CDS encoding MBL fold metallo-hydrolase, whose amino-acid sequence MPQTDSSPRTQRPAVPPERTGRRDFLRAALSLAAGTALLPPGTSRAAKPDDSATLRAQRLAWAGVRLQLGRDTLFLDPLLDPAVWGPALKDPLVPLDVADGGRFVLVTHRHPDHFDRVAVRKVLGDTGTLVCAPDTATAAAAAGFRVRSAPLYEPVLLNDFTATAVPAADGYGDTQVSWVVSGGGRRIIHCGDTLWHGSWWHIGRQFGPFDAAFLPINGARFGWRKPVSDVHAVLTPEQAVAAAVVLGARLLVPIHYGVAASEDYQEVPDAEALLLAAARKRKVNVELARPGEWLTWQPRTR is encoded by the coding sequence ATGCCCCAGACAGACAGCTCCCCGAGGACGCAGCGCCCTGCCGTACCCCCGGAGCGGACCGGCCGCCGGGACTTCCTGCGCGCGGCGCTCTCTCTCGCCGCGGGCACGGCGCTACTGCCCCCTGGCACGAGCCGTGCGGCGAAGCCTGACGACAGTGCGACGCTTCGCGCACAGCGGCTGGCCTGGGCCGGAGTGCGGCTGCAGCTGGGGAGGGACACGCTCTTCCTGGACCCATTGCTCGACCCCGCTGTGTGGGGGCCCGCGCTGAAGGACCCGCTCGTCCCCCTGGACGTGGCCGACGGCGGGCGCTTCGTGCTGGTGACCCATCGCCATCCCGACCACTTCGACCGGGTGGCCGTTCGCAAGGTGCTGGGGGACACTGGCACGCTGGTGTGCGCTCCGGACACCGCCACCGCGGCCGCCGCGGCGGGGTTCCGGGTGCGGTCCGCTCCGCTCTACGAGCCGGTCCTGCTCAATGACTTCACCGCCACGGCCGTTCCCGCGGCGGACGGCTACGGCGATACCCAGGTGTCCTGGGTCGTCTCCGGCGGAGGCCGCCGCATCATCCACTGCGGCGACACGCTGTGGCACGGGTCCTGGTGGCACATCGGACGTCAGTTCGGCCCCTTCGATGCGGCATTCCTGCCCATCAACGGGGCACGCTTCGGCTGGCGGAAGCCCGTGAGCGACGTGCATGCCGTCCTGACACCGGAGCAGGCAGTCGCCGCGGCCGTGGTGCTGGGGGCGCGGCTCCTCGTTCCCATCCACTATGGCGTCGCGGCCTCCGAGGACTACCAGGAGGTCCCGGACGCGGAAGCGCTGCTCCTGGCCGCAGCGCGGAAGCGGAAGGTGAACGTGGAGCTGGCGCGCCCGGGGGAGTGGCTGACCTGGCAACCCCGGACACGATGA